One window from the genome of Rhea pennata isolate bPtePen1 chromosome 16, bPtePen1.pri, whole genome shotgun sequence encodes:
- the MTCL2 gene encoding protein SOGA1 isoform X4, with product MASSRLQLSTSLAFSDLTEELLDAGHDGLLRELEDLRSENDYLKDEIEELRAEMLEMRDVYMEEDVYQLQELRQQLDQASKTCRILQYRLRKAERRSLRVAQTGQVDGELIHSLEQDVKVAKDVSVRLHNELEAVEKKRIRLEEENEDLRQRLIETELAKQVAQNEMDKLRENSLKKRGSRSVGKTEKKPSVQEDSADLKCQLHFAKEESALMCKKLTKLAKENDSMKEELVKYRSLYGDLDSSLSIEELADSPHSREAELKVHLKLVEEEANILSRRIVELEVENRGLRAEMDDMKGQGDKELIGQDIRFLSSSLNCGDSGESLVELRRHLQFVEEEADLLRRSLMELEDQNKLLMNELNKYKSDHDLDITLSEDSCSVISEPSQEELATAKVQISELSGKVKKLQYENRVLLSNLQRCDLASCQTTRPMLETDAEAGDSAQCVPTELWRDGPIGGENDTQERAPGSGKAPDSSPTKLLKSKDFETLLGIRDQAAVVSKAIDVLISDANGFTSNLKLYLDNECVGGMLSETVDNSSESPSDSKLMNVLIMRLGVLQQDLGCFMRKVDHLADCLKEQTDSFPFSGPSSQDSTKEALQKEHSSDFQMKELQLVLAEANESLRGMQEQLSQERQLRKDEVEDFSQKICQLKEDHQKALLRREFELQSLNLQRRLEQKFWSQEKNLLVQESQQFKQNFLLLFMKLKWFLKRWRQGKTVHSEGDDFLEVNSMKELYLLIEEEELAPQQQADNKTCARDAWTPNTPNECVKTLADMKVILKELCTELREERRGANELQQQFTKAKAAWEMERAELKCHIAQLESKAGKGIAERALPDWKVALKREREEHQHLLAESYSAVMDLTKQLQISEKNWNQEKVELLARFKEEQQQAEQQAKDLQNKINQLQKGANPWALKHSEMEKHGSNWKEALNEKITDKETISEAEAKGTNLKRTKSVSSMSEFESLLDCSPYLPGKTTPGLVDHSRGKKASPAAQLLPNSIRDSAGIPPPNCTYVNIEQPAPDSLAKEKLGISSWDYSRASNLSGHDPSQKQMQRSYTAPDKTGIRIYYSPPVVRRLEAPLVHNKEGKIMIEPGFLFTMAKPKEPEESDSAENTYSQWLCNFSKQHRELLDSGAVESTVSPVPRFPSSLHDLEISGNMSDDMKEITNCVRQAIRSSSLERKVKSTSSQTVGLANVGTQTIQTVSVGLQTDLPRSSMHSKSWSPRSSSLMSVRSKQISSSLDKVHSRIERPCCSPKYGSPKLQRRSSSKLDATKDRSLWNLHQSKQNGSAWARSTTTRDSPVLSNINDGLSSLFSVVEHSGSTESIWKPGCPESRTKPEPPKYGIVQEFFRNVCGRAQSPTATAEKKETNNEEGNKKPEHPIAATYHQAENISRILNKKVLKQNSCEDPKPLSPGQGSKDTTPRDPDLISAIASEDTACDCSSQSLTSCFSRPSRSAVRHSPSKCKLHPSEPSRAEEKLGPSSE from the exons ATGGCCAGCAGCCGCCTGCAGCTCAGCACCTCGCTCGCCTTCTCCGACCTCACCGAGGAGCTGCTGGACGCCGGCCACGACGGTCTGTTGCGCGAGCTGGAGGACCTGCGCTCCGAGAACGACTATCTCAAG GATGAGATCGAGGAGCTACGCGCggagatgctggagatgagggaTGTCTACATGGAGGAGGATGTCTACCAGCTGCAGGAGCTCCGGCAGCAGCTGGACCAGGCCAGCAAGACCTGCCGCATCCTGCAGTACCGGCTGCGCAAGGCAGAACGCCGCAGCCTGCGCGTGGCGCAGACGGGGCAGGTGGACGGCGAGCTCATCCACAGCCTCGAGCAGGACGTCAAG GTGGCCAAGGACGTCTCTGTGCGGCTGCACAACGAGCTGGAGGCAGTGGAGAAGAAGAGGATCAGACTGGAGGAGGAGAATGAAGACCTGCGCCAGAGGCTCATTGAGACGGAGCTGGCCAAGCAGGTGGCGCAGAACGAGATGGACAAGCTCAGAGAG aaTTCCTTGAAGAAAAGGGGGTCTCGTTCTGTTGGGAAGACTGAAAAGAAGCCATCGGTGCAG GAGGACAGTGCAGACCTGAAGTGTCAGCTGCATTTCGCAAAGGAGGAGTCGGCCCTGATGTGCAAGAAGCTGACTAAGCTGGCCAAAGAGAACGATAGCATGAAGGAGGAGCTGGTTAAATACAGATCCTTGTACGGGGACCTTGACAGCTCCCTGTCCATAGAGGAGCTGGCCGACTCTCCCCACTCCCGGGAGGCTGAACTCAAAGTCCATCTGAAGCTTGTGGAGGAAGAAGCCAATATCTTGAGCCGGAGGATAGTTGAACTGGAGGTTGAAAACCGTGGGTTGCGGGCAGAGATGGATGACATGAAGGGCCAGGGGGACAAAGAGCTGATCGGGCAGGACATCCGGTTCTTGTCATCCTCCTTGAACTGCGGGGACTCTGGGGAGAGCCTTGTGGAGCTGAGACGGCACCTGCAGTttgtggaggaggaggccgaCCTGCTGAGGCGGTCACTGATGGAGCTGGAGGATCAGAACAAGCTCCTCATGAACGAGCTGAACAAGTACAAGTCGGACCATGACCTGGACATCACGTTGTCAGAGGACAGCTGCTCAGTGATCAGCGAGCCATCCCAGGAGGAGCTGGCCACGGCCAAGGTGCAGATCAGTGAACTGAGCGGCAAGGTGAAGAAGCTTCAGTATGAGAACCGCGTGCTGCTTTCCAACCTCCAGCGCTGTGACCTAGCCTCCTGCCAGACCACCAGACCCATGCTGGAGACTGATGCCGAGGCTGGAGACTCTGCACAGTGTGTTCCCACTGAGCTCTGGAGGGATGGGCCCATTGGCGGGGAGAACGATACCCAGGAAAGGGCACCTGGCAGCGGGAAGGCTCCAGACAGCAGCCCCACCAAGCTGCTCAAGTCCAAGGACTTTGAGACCCTTCTGGGCATCCGGGATCAAGCAGCGGTTGTCAGCAAAGCGATTGATGTCTTGATTTCGGACGCTAATGGCTTCACGTCCAACCTCAAGTTGTACCTGGACAATGAGTGTGTGGGTGGGATGCTGAGTGAGACGGTGGATAACAGCAGTGAGAGCCCCAGCGACTCCAAGCTGATGAACGTTCTCATTATGAGGCTTGGTGTCCTGCAGCAAGACCTGGGCTGCTTCATGAGGAAGGTGGATCACCTCGCTGACTGCCTTAAAGAGCAGACAGACTCTTTCCCCTTCTCCGGCCCTAGCAGCCAGGACTCCACCAAAGAGGCACTGCAGAAGGAGCACAGCTCCGACTTCCAG ATGAAGGAGCTACAATTGGTGCTGGCGGAAGCCAATGAGAGCCTGCGGGGCATGCAGGAGCAACTCTCTCAGGAGCGGCAGCTGAGGAAGGACGAGGTGGAAGACTTCTCCCAGAAAATCTGCCAG CTGAAGGAAGACCATCAGAAAGCTCTCCTGAGGCGAGAGTTTGAGCTGCAGAGCCTGAACCTTCAGAGGCGGCTGGAGCAGAAGTTCTGGAGCCAGGAGAAGAACCTCCTGGTGCAGGAGTCACAGCAGTTCAAGCAGAACTTCCTCCTGCTCTTCATGAAGCTCAAGTGGTTCCTAAAGCGCTGGCGCCAGGGCAAGACTGTGCACAGCGAGGGCGATGACTTCCTGGAG GTGAACAGCATGAAGGAGCTGTACCTGCTGATCGAGGAGGAAGAGCTCGCCCCGCAGCAGCAAGCGGATAACAAGACGTGCGCCAGAGACGCCTGGACCCCCAACACG CCCAACGAGTGCGTCAAGACGCTCGCGGACATGAAGGTGATCCTGAAGGAGCTGTGCACGGAGCTGCGCGAGGAGCGCCGGGGCGCCAacgagctgcagcagcagttcacCAAGGCCAAGGCCGCCTGGGAGATGGAGCGCGCCGAGCTCAAGTGTCACATCGCCCAA CTGGAGTCAAAGGCAGGCAAAGGGATTGCAGAGCGAGCGCTGCCGGACTGGAAGGTGGCGTTGAAGAGGGAGCGAGAGGAGCACCAGCATCTCCTGGCTGAGTCCTACAGCGCTGTCATGGACCTCACCAAGCAGCTCCAGATCAGTGAGAAAAACTGGAACCAGGAGAAGGTGGAGCTGCTGGCCCGGTTCAAGGAAGAGcaacagcaggcagagcagcaagCTAAGGACCTGCAGAACAAAATCAACCAG TTGCAGAAAGGAGCCAACCCGTGGGCTTTGAAGCACTCTGAAATGGAGAAGCATGGCAGCAACTGGAAAGAG GCTCTCAATGAAAAAATCACAGACAAAGAGACAATCTCTGAAGCAGAAGCCAAGGGAACCAACTTAAAAAG gACAAAGTCTGTTTCCTCCATGTCAGAGTTTGAAAGCTTGCTCGACTGTTCTCCCTATCTCCCGGGAAAGACCACTCCAGGGCTAGTCGACCATTCCCGAGGCAAAAAGGCATCTccagctgcacagctgctgcccaACAGCATCCGGGACAGCGCTGGCATTCCTCCCCCAAACTGTACATATGTGAATATTGAGCAACCTGCCCCCGACAGCCTGGCCAAAGAGAAGCTGGGCATCTCCTCTTGGGACTACTCCCGGGCAagcaacctctctgggcatgACCCATCCCAGAAGCAAATGCAGAGGAGCTACACGGCACCTGACAAGACGGGCATCCGTATCTACTACAGCCCCCCTGTGGTCCGAAGGCTGGAGGCACCTCTGGTCCACAACAAGGAGGGGAAGATTATGATTGAACCTGGTTTCTTGTTTACAATGGCCAAGCCGAAAGAGCCAGAGGAGTCAGACAGCGCCGAGAACACTTACAGCCAGTGGCTGTGCAACTTCTCCAAGCAGCACCGAGAGCTGCTGGACAGTGGCGCCGTGGAGAGCACAGTGTCCCCTGTTCCCCGGTTCCCATCCTCCCTGCATGACCTGGAGATCTCTGGCAACATGAGCGATGACATGAAGGAGATCACCAACTGCGTGCGGCAGGCCATCCGCTCGAGCTCACTGGAGAGGAAGGTGAAAAGCACTTCCAGCCAAACAGTGGGGCTGGCAAACGTGGGGACCCAGACCATCCAGACGGTGAGTGTTGGCCTGCAGACGGACCTGCCCCGGAGCAGCATGCACAGCAAGAGCTGGTCCCCACGCAGCTCCTCCCTCATGTCTGTGCGCAGCAAGCAGATCTCGTCCTCTCTGGATAAGGTCCACTCCAGGATTGAGCGGCCATGCTGTTCCCCAAAATACGGTTCCCCAAAACTCCAGAGAAGGTCTTCCTCCAAGCTGGATGCCACCAAGGACAGGAGCCTCTGGAACCTCCACCAGAGCAAGCAAAATGGGTCTGCATGGGCTCGGTCCACAACGACTAGGGATAGCCCCGTCCTCAGCAACATCAACGATGGCTTGTCCAGCTTGTTCAGCGTGGTGGAGCACTCCGGCAGCACAGAGTCCATCTGGAAACCAGGCTGCCCGGAAAGCAGGACCAAGCCTGAACCCCCCAAGTATGGCATTGTGCAGGAGTTCTTCAGGAATGTCTGTGGGAGGGCGCAGAGCCCCACGGCcactgcagagaagaaagagaccAACAATGAGGAGGGCAACAAGAAACCAGAACACCCCATTGCTGCCACCTACCACCAGGCCGAAAACATCTCCCGCATCTTGAACAAGAAAGTCCTCAAGCAAAACAGCTGTGAGGACCCAAAGCCATTGTCTCCAGGCCAAGGGAGTAAGGACACAACCCCACGGGACCCAGACCTCATCTCGGCTATAGCCAGCGAG GACACAGCGTGTGACTGCAGCTCCCAGTCCCTCACCTCGTGCTTCTCCCGGCCATCCCGCTCCGCTGTCCGCCACTCGCCCTCCAAGTGCAAACTACACCCCTCCGAGCCCAGCAGGGCCGAGGAGAAGCTGGGGCCCTCCAGTGAGTGA
- the MTCL2 gene encoding protein SOGA1 isoform X2, with product MASSRLQLSTSLAFSDLTEELLDAGHDGLLRELEDLRSENDYLKDEIEELRAEMLEMRDVYMEEDVYQLQELRQQLDQASKTCRILQYRLRKAERRSLRVAQTGQVDGELIHSLEQDVKVAKDVSVRLHNELEAVEKKRIRLEEENEDLRQRLIETELAKQVAQNEMDKLRENSLKKRGSRSVGKTEKKPSVQEDSADLKCQLHFAKEESALMCKKLTKLAKENDSMKEELVKYRSLYGDLDSSLSIEELADSPHSREAELKVHLKLVEEEANILSRRIVELEVENRGLRAEMDDMKGQGDKELIGQDIRFLSSSLNCGDSGESLVELRRHLQFVEEEADLLRRSLMELEDQNKLLMNELNKYKSDHDLDITLSEDSCSVISEPSQEELATAKVQISELSGKVKKLQYENRVLLSNLQRCDLASCQTTRPMLETDAEAGDSAQCVPTELWRDGPIGGENDTQERAPGSGKAPDSSPTKLLKSKDFETLLGIRDQAAVVSKAIDVLISDANGFTSNLKLYLDNECVGGMLSETVDNSSESPSDSKLMNVLIMRLGVLQQDLGCFMRKVDHLADCLKEQTDSFPFSGPSSQDSTKEALQKEHSSDFQQPDFRDTDPYRITHTKDMDPSATHPRSYKTCRPDENDSYATEMKELQLVLAEANESLRGMQEQLSQERQLRKDEVEDFSQKICQLKEDHQKALLRREFELQSLNLQRRLEQKFWSQEKNLLVQESQQFKQNFLLLFMKLKWFLKRWRQGKTVHSEGDDFLEVNSMKELYLLIEEEELAPQQQADNKTCARDAWTPNTPNECVKTLADMKVILKELCTELREERRGANELQQQFTKAKAAWEMERAELKCHIAQLESKAGKGIAERALPDWKVALKREREEHQHLLAESYSAVMDLTKQLQISEKNWNQEKVELLARFKEEQQQAEQQAKDLQNKINQLQKGANPWALKHSEMEKHGSNWKEALNEKITDKETISEAEAKGTNLKRTKSVSSMSEFESLLDCSPYLPGKTTPGLVDHSRGKKASPAAQLLPNSIRDSAGIPPPNCTYVNIEQPAPDSLAKEKLGISSWDYSRASNLSGHDPSQKQMQRSYTAPDKTGIRIYYSPPVVRRLEAPLVHNKEGKIMIEPGFLFTMAKPKEPEESDSAENTYSQWLCNFSKQHRELLDSGAVESTVSPVPRFPSSLHDLEISGNMSDDMKEITNCVRQAIRSSSLERKVKSTSSQTVGLANVGTQTIQTVSVGLQTDLPRSSMHSKSWSPRSSSLMSVRSKQISSSLDKVHSRIERPCCSPKYGSPKLQRRSSSKLDATKDRSLWNLHQSKQNGSAWARSTTTRDSPVLSNINDGLSSLFSVVEHSGSTESIWKPGCPESRTKPEPPKYGIVQEFFRNVCGRAQSPTATAEKKETNNEEGNKKPEHPIAATYHQAENISRILNKKVLKQNSCEDPKPLSPGQGSKDTTPRDPDLISAIASEDTACDCSSQSLTSCFSRPSRSAVRHSPSKCKLHPSEPSRAEEKLGPSSE from the exons ATGGCCAGCAGCCGCCTGCAGCTCAGCACCTCGCTCGCCTTCTCCGACCTCACCGAGGAGCTGCTGGACGCCGGCCACGACGGTCTGTTGCGCGAGCTGGAGGACCTGCGCTCCGAGAACGACTATCTCAAG GATGAGATCGAGGAGCTACGCGCggagatgctggagatgagggaTGTCTACATGGAGGAGGATGTCTACCAGCTGCAGGAGCTCCGGCAGCAGCTGGACCAGGCCAGCAAGACCTGCCGCATCCTGCAGTACCGGCTGCGCAAGGCAGAACGCCGCAGCCTGCGCGTGGCGCAGACGGGGCAGGTGGACGGCGAGCTCATCCACAGCCTCGAGCAGGACGTCAAG GTGGCCAAGGACGTCTCTGTGCGGCTGCACAACGAGCTGGAGGCAGTGGAGAAGAAGAGGATCAGACTGGAGGAGGAGAATGAAGACCTGCGCCAGAGGCTCATTGAGACGGAGCTGGCCAAGCAGGTGGCGCAGAACGAGATGGACAAGCTCAGAGAG aaTTCCTTGAAGAAAAGGGGGTCTCGTTCTGTTGGGAAGACTGAAAAGAAGCCATCGGTGCAG GAGGACAGTGCAGACCTGAAGTGTCAGCTGCATTTCGCAAAGGAGGAGTCGGCCCTGATGTGCAAGAAGCTGACTAAGCTGGCCAAAGAGAACGATAGCATGAAGGAGGAGCTGGTTAAATACAGATCCTTGTACGGGGACCTTGACAGCTCCCTGTCCATAGAGGAGCTGGCCGACTCTCCCCACTCCCGGGAGGCTGAACTCAAAGTCCATCTGAAGCTTGTGGAGGAAGAAGCCAATATCTTGAGCCGGAGGATAGTTGAACTGGAGGTTGAAAACCGTGGGTTGCGGGCAGAGATGGATGACATGAAGGGCCAGGGGGACAAAGAGCTGATCGGGCAGGACATCCGGTTCTTGTCATCCTCCTTGAACTGCGGGGACTCTGGGGAGAGCCTTGTGGAGCTGAGACGGCACCTGCAGTttgtggaggaggaggccgaCCTGCTGAGGCGGTCACTGATGGAGCTGGAGGATCAGAACAAGCTCCTCATGAACGAGCTGAACAAGTACAAGTCGGACCATGACCTGGACATCACGTTGTCAGAGGACAGCTGCTCAGTGATCAGCGAGCCATCCCAGGAGGAGCTGGCCACGGCCAAGGTGCAGATCAGTGAACTGAGCGGCAAGGTGAAGAAGCTTCAGTATGAGAACCGCGTGCTGCTTTCCAACCTCCAGCGCTGTGACCTAGCCTCCTGCCAGACCACCAGACCCATGCTGGAGACTGATGCCGAGGCTGGAGACTCTGCACAGTGTGTTCCCACTGAGCTCTGGAGGGATGGGCCCATTGGCGGGGAGAACGATACCCAGGAAAGGGCACCTGGCAGCGGGAAGGCTCCAGACAGCAGCCCCACCAAGCTGCTCAAGTCCAAGGACTTTGAGACCCTTCTGGGCATCCGGGATCAAGCAGCGGTTGTCAGCAAAGCGATTGATGTCTTGATTTCGGACGCTAATGGCTTCACGTCCAACCTCAAGTTGTACCTGGACAATGAGTGTGTGGGTGGGATGCTGAGTGAGACGGTGGATAACAGCAGTGAGAGCCCCAGCGACTCCAAGCTGATGAACGTTCTCATTATGAGGCTTGGTGTCCTGCAGCAAGACCTGGGCTGCTTCATGAGGAAGGTGGATCACCTCGCTGACTGCCTTAAAGAGCAGACAGACTCTTTCCCCTTCTCCGGCCCTAGCAGCCAGGACTCCACCAAAGAGGCACTGCAGAAGGAGCACAGCTCCGACTTCCAG CAGCCTGATTTTAGGGACACCGACCCTTACCGCATCACCCACACCAAGGACATGGACCCCAGTGCCACACATCCCCGGAGCTACAAAACCTGCCGACCTGATGAGAATGACTCCTATGCCACCGAG ATGAAGGAGCTACAATTGGTGCTGGCGGAAGCCAATGAGAGCCTGCGGGGCATGCAGGAGCAACTCTCTCAGGAGCGGCAGCTGAGGAAGGACGAGGTGGAAGACTTCTCCCAGAAAATCTGCCAG CTGAAGGAAGACCATCAGAAAGCTCTCCTGAGGCGAGAGTTTGAGCTGCAGAGCCTGAACCTTCAGAGGCGGCTGGAGCAGAAGTTCTGGAGCCAGGAGAAGAACCTCCTGGTGCAGGAGTCACAGCAGTTCAAGCAGAACTTCCTCCTGCTCTTCATGAAGCTCAAGTGGTTCCTAAAGCGCTGGCGCCAGGGCAAGACTGTGCACAGCGAGGGCGATGACTTCCTGGAG GTGAACAGCATGAAGGAGCTGTACCTGCTGATCGAGGAGGAAGAGCTCGCCCCGCAGCAGCAAGCGGATAACAAGACGTGCGCCAGAGACGCCTGGACCCCCAACACG CCCAACGAGTGCGTCAAGACGCTCGCGGACATGAAGGTGATCCTGAAGGAGCTGTGCACGGAGCTGCGCGAGGAGCGCCGGGGCGCCAacgagctgcagcagcagttcacCAAGGCCAAGGCCGCCTGGGAGATGGAGCGCGCCGAGCTCAAGTGTCACATCGCCCAA CTGGAGTCAAAGGCAGGCAAAGGGATTGCAGAGCGAGCGCTGCCGGACTGGAAGGTGGCGTTGAAGAGGGAGCGAGAGGAGCACCAGCATCTCCTGGCTGAGTCCTACAGCGCTGTCATGGACCTCACCAAGCAGCTCCAGATCAGTGAGAAAAACTGGAACCAGGAGAAGGTGGAGCTGCTGGCCCGGTTCAAGGAAGAGcaacagcaggcagagcagcaagCTAAGGACCTGCAGAACAAAATCAACCAG TTGCAGAAAGGAGCCAACCCGTGGGCTTTGAAGCACTCTGAAATGGAGAAGCATGGCAGCAACTGGAAAGAG GCTCTCAATGAAAAAATCACAGACAAAGAGACAATCTCTGAAGCAGAAGCCAAGGGAACCAACTTAAAAAG gACAAAGTCTGTTTCCTCCATGTCAGAGTTTGAAAGCTTGCTCGACTGTTCTCCCTATCTCCCGGGAAAGACCACTCCAGGGCTAGTCGACCATTCCCGAGGCAAAAAGGCATCTccagctgcacagctgctgcccaACAGCATCCGGGACAGCGCTGGCATTCCTCCCCCAAACTGTACATATGTGAATATTGAGCAACCTGCCCCCGACAGCCTGGCCAAAGAGAAGCTGGGCATCTCCTCTTGGGACTACTCCCGGGCAagcaacctctctgggcatgACCCATCCCAGAAGCAAATGCAGAGGAGCTACACGGCACCTGACAAGACGGGCATCCGTATCTACTACAGCCCCCCTGTGGTCCGAAGGCTGGAGGCACCTCTGGTCCACAACAAGGAGGGGAAGATTATGATTGAACCTGGTTTCTTGTTTACAATGGCCAAGCCGAAAGAGCCAGAGGAGTCAGACAGCGCCGAGAACACTTACAGCCAGTGGCTGTGCAACTTCTCCAAGCAGCACCGAGAGCTGCTGGACAGTGGCGCCGTGGAGAGCACAGTGTCCCCTGTTCCCCGGTTCCCATCCTCCCTGCATGACCTGGAGATCTCTGGCAACATGAGCGATGACATGAAGGAGATCACCAACTGCGTGCGGCAGGCCATCCGCTCGAGCTCACTGGAGAGGAAGGTGAAAAGCACTTCCAGCCAAACAGTGGGGCTGGCAAACGTGGGGACCCAGACCATCCAGACGGTGAGTGTTGGCCTGCAGACGGACCTGCCCCGGAGCAGCATGCACAGCAAGAGCTGGTCCCCACGCAGCTCCTCCCTCATGTCTGTGCGCAGCAAGCAGATCTCGTCCTCTCTGGATAAGGTCCACTCCAGGATTGAGCGGCCATGCTGTTCCCCAAAATACGGTTCCCCAAAACTCCAGAGAAGGTCTTCCTCCAAGCTGGATGCCACCAAGGACAGGAGCCTCTGGAACCTCCACCAGAGCAAGCAAAATGGGTCTGCATGGGCTCGGTCCACAACGACTAGGGATAGCCCCGTCCTCAGCAACATCAACGATGGCTTGTCCAGCTTGTTCAGCGTGGTGGAGCACTCCGGCAGCACAGAGTCCATCTGGAAACCAGGCTGCCCGGAAAGCAGGACCAAGCCTGAACCCCCCAAGTATGGCATTGTGCAGGAGTTCTTCAGGAATGTCTGTGGGAGGGCGCAGAGCCCCACGGCcactgcagagaagaaagagaccAACAATGAGGAGGGCAACAAGAAACCAGAACACCCCATTGCTGCCACCTACCACCAGGCCGAAAACATCTCCCGCATCTTGAACAAGAAAGTCCTCAAGCAAAACAGCTGTGAGGACCCAAAGCCATTGTCTCCAGGCCAAGGGAGTAAGGACACAACCCCACGGGACCCAGACCTCATCTCGGCTATAGCCAGCGAG GACACAGCGTGTGACTGCAGCTCCCAGTCCCTCACCTCGTGCTTCTCCCGGCCATCCCGCTCCGCTGTCCGCCACTCGCCCTCCAAGTGCAAACTACACCCCTCCGAGCCCAGCAGGGCCGAGGAGAAGCTGGGGCCCTCCAGTGAGTGA